A window from Vigna angularis cultivar LongXiaoDou No.4 chromosome 7, ASM1680809v1, whole genome shotgun sequence encodes these proteins:
- the LOC108337903 gene encoding uncharacterized protein LOC108337903 — protein MQSGINRQHSLREKFKSSICCFSGTSHNDSLEHGEGFYSKFHIPRTPISPAGSTSSFSWFKLKSPTTTDFGNDPHSRVRGRSLKSRMSRKLLHNRQSQSADFSYDPSSYALNFESESPEEFPFRNFSSRLPPSPPVEYSGH, from the coding sequence ATGCAAAGTGGAATTAACCGGCAACATTCTCTGAGGGAGAAGTTCAAATCTTCCATATGTTGTTTCTCAGGAACATCGCACAATGATTCCCTAGAACACGGAGAAGGGTTTTACAGCAAATTTCATATACCTAGGACGCCAATTTCTCCGGCTGGCTCCACCTCATCTTTTTCGTGGTTCAAACTAAAGTCACCCACAACCACTGATTTCGGGAATGACCCGCATTCACGTGTGAGGGGACGGAGTCTGAAGTCCCGCATGAGTCGGAAGCTCCTCCATAACCGTCAGTCACAGTCCGCGGACTTTAGCTACGACCCTTCCAGCTACGCCCTCAACTTCGAGAGCGAAAGCCCCGAAGAGTTTCCGTTCAGAAACTTCAGCTCCCGGTTGCCGCCGTCTCCGCCGGTGGAATATTCCGGCCACTGA
- the LOC108336975 gene encoding uncharacterized protein LOC108336975 has protein sequence MAPRLPPPPQPSEPDTSNNTRLLESVIDRLQQQNTTLLEHNATLMQQNQNAMQGLEASRVNSETTQRQLMEILAATRGAPGASSSNAAQPAAEWSLESFLQHHPAKFSGKCLPDEADQWLRDMERIYNAKRCPDESRLAFTEYLLTGEASHWWTSMKAILTDAQNPITWAVFRGKFYEEYFPDNVRYAKEVEFLQLAQGAKSVSEYTNTFKHLLRFNTMATSEEWQCRKFENGLRSDLKVLISSLCIRSFPAMVERAKVLEKNMAEAERLKRQQQVSRGPIVSRGGAVQRRPPYARPNQPSQTSGSQAVVPVGQSGQGSVVCFRCGGPHYRSSCPLLVGVKHCNRCGRNGHLDHECNMSGRAVMRPPNAGRNQPRGGRAQASGRVYAITSVEAASSEVSEMQFDLVVSTPAAGEVRTSTMCVKCPIEVEGRKFKELIFPGEEEEVLSVTLGQLKEDIMEGANCFLIITHEDGEVRNANLGRSSTSGSNGRSVVDEFADVFPEEIPGLPPQREVEFTIDLVTTAAPISVQPYRMSPAELAELKEQIEELIEKEFIRPSVSPWGAPVLLVRKKDGSSRLCIDYRQLNKLTIKNKYPLPRIDDLLDQLHGAAVFSKIDLRSGYHQIRVKEDDIQKTAFRSRYGHYEYVVMPFGTEDEHEEHLRLVLGVLREKELYAKLSKCEFWMKEIQFLGHVVSAGGISVDPAKVRAVLEWESPCSVTEVRSFVGLAGYYRRFIEGFAKIVAPLTQLTRKDQPFAWTDRCEASFQELKVKLTSAPVLVIPDTSKPFEVYCDASHQGLGCVLMQEKRVRRWLEFLKDYDFELLYHPGKANVVADALSRKAVHVSVMMVKELSLVESFRDLRLQFELEPNIIKCCNLRISSNVFDRIKMKQREDEELVKILSALGTDQARFLNTGTDDMLRYMGRTCVPNDGELKRIILEEGLTKSAHFLAVNLKMSMTNLAKLYIQEIVRLHGVPSSIISDRDTRFTSRFWQSLQSELGSKLQMSSAYHPQTDGQSERTIQTLEDLLRTCVLDHLGAWDEEGENVLTGPELIQQTTEKVKQIQERLKTSLSRQKSYADKRRRPLDFTAGDHVFLRLNPVTGVGRAVRPKKLSPKFIGPYQILRKIGPVAYELALPPQLSNLHPVFHVSQLRKYIANPSHVLELEDIQLRPDRTLELHPVRIEDSRTKYYKGKDVRLVKMVWDAKTGDSTWEVESAMKDLYPNLFPASLNAPRHTSSALKTHFAPHARTPRVTREVSNSEVGVQVSAEETLVCGAWKLTKL, from the exons ATGGCgcctagactccctcctccaccaCAACCAAGTGAACCCGATACGTCCAACAACACCAGGTTGTTGGAATCGGTGATAGATAGGTTACAGCAACAGAACACTACCTTACTGGAGCATAACGCTACTCTGATGCAACAGAATCAGAACGCCATGCAGGGTTTGGAGGCTTCTCGAGTCAACTCTGAAACGACTCAGCGACAGTTAATGGAAATTCTTGCTGCAACCAGAGGTGCGCCTGGAGCGTCCTCTTCCAACGCTGCCCAACCTGCTGCCGAGTGGAGCTTGGAGAGcttcctccaacaccatccggccAAATTCAGTGGAAAATGCCTTCCTGATGAGGCGGACCAGTGGCTGAGAGACATGGAACGTATTTACAATGCTAAGAGGTGTCCAGATGAAAGCCGCTTGGCTTTTACAGAGTACTTACTGACTGGTGAAGCTAGCCACTGGTGGACGAGTATGAAAGCCATCTTAACGGACGCTCAGAATCCCATCACCTGGGCGGTTTTCAGAGGCAAATTTTATGAGGAATACTTCCCAGACAACGTTCGTTACGCTAAGGAAGTCGAGTTTCTTCAACTAGCGCAAGGAGCAAAGTCTGTGTCGGAGTACACCAACACATTTAAACACCTCCTGAGGTTCAACACGATGGCCACCAGTGAGGAGTGGCAGTGCAGGAAATTTGAGAACGGACTGCGGAGTGATTTGAAGGTCTTGATTTCCAGTTTGTGCATCCGGTCGTTTCCTGCTATGGTTGAGCGAGCCAAGGTTTTGGAGAAGAATATGGCAGAGGCGGAACGGCTGAAGAGGCAGCAGCAAGTGAGTAGGGGACCGATCGTGTCCAGGGGAGGAGCTGTTCAGAGGAGACCTCCTTATGCTCGTCCAAACCAGCCTTCTCAGACGAGCGGATCTCAAGCAGTAGTCCCAGTCGGACAGTCTGGACAGGGAAGTGTAGTTTGTTTTCGGTGTGGAGGACCGCATTATAGGTCTTCATGCCCTCTGTTGGTGGGAGTAAAGCACTGCAACCGTTGCGGAAGGAACGGGCACTTGGATCACGAGTGCAATATGAGTGGGCGTGCAGTGATGAGGCCGCCCAATGCTGGAAGAAATCAGCCAAGAGGAGGACGAGCCCAAGCGAGTGGGCGAGTGTATGCTATAACGAGCGTTGAGGCAGCGAGCTCAG AAGTGAGCGAGATGCagtttgatctggtggtgtctacCCCAGCAGCTGGCgaggttaggacgtccactATGTGCGTCAAGTGTCCTATAGAAGTGGAAGGGCGTAAGTTTAAG GAATTGATCTtccctggtgaagaagaagaagttctttcagtgacgctcggtcagtTGAAAGAAGACATTATGGAGGGCGCCAACTGTTTTCTCATTATAACGCATGAAGACGGAGAAGTTAGGAATGCGAATTTGGGACGATCGTCCACTAGTGGCAGCAATGGACGATCGGTTGTGGATGAGTTTGCGGACGTCTTCCCGGAAGAAATACCTGGACTTCCCCCTCAGCGTGAAGTGGAGTTCACCATTGATTTGGTGACGACAGCGGCTCCTATCTCGGTTCAGCCATATCGAATGTCGCCTGCGGAGTTAGCTGAACTTAAAGAacagattgaagagttgataGAGAAGGAATTCATTAGGCCGAGCgtatcaccttggggagcgcccgtGCTGTTAGTaaggaagaaggatggcagctctcggttatGTATAGACTACAGGCAATTaaataagctgaccatcaagaacaagtacccatTACCAAGGATAGATGACCTGCTGGATCAATTACATGGGGCTGCTGTGTTCTCGAAGATTGATTTGAGATCCGGGTATCATCAAATCAGGGTTAAGGAAGACGACATTCAGAAGACAGCATTCAGGTCTCGCTATGGGCATTATGAATACGTGGTGATGCCTTTTGGA ACCGAAGACGAGCATGAAGAGCATCTTAGACTTGTACTTGGAGTGTTGCGGGAGAAggagttatatgccaagttgtctaagtgtgaattctggatgaaggagatTCAGTTTTTGGGTCATGTGGTGTCGGCTGGAGGCATCTCGGTAGATCCAGCGAAAGTGCGAGCGGTactggaatgggagagtccgTGTTCGGTCACTGAGGTGCGTAGTTTTGTTGGACTGGCGGGCTACTACAGACGTTTCATTGAAGGTTTTGCTAAGATAGTGGCGCCGCTAACTCAGTTGACTCGTAAAGATcagccgttcgcttggaccgatcgttgTGAGGCCAGTTTTCAGGAGTTGAAGGTgaaattgacgagcgctccagtgttAGTTATTCCGGACACGTCTAAACCGTTCGAGGTATATTGCGACGCTTCTCACCAAGGTCTGGGTTGTGTTTTGATGCAAGAGAAGCGAGTG aggcgTTGGCTAGAGTTTTTGAAAGACTATGATTTCGAACTGCTGTATCACCCCGGGAAAGCGAACGTGGTAGCAGACGCTCTAAGCAGGAAGGCAGTGCATGTCTCGGTGATGATGGTGAAAGAACTCAGTTTGGTGGAAAGCTTTAGAGATTTAAGGTTACAGTTCGAGTTGGAACCGAACATCATCAAATGTTGTAACCTTAGGATATCCAGTAACGTGTTTGACCGTATCAAGATGAAGCAACGAGAGGATGAAGAACTGGTGAAGATTTTAAGCGCGCTCGGTACAGATCAGGCTAGATTTTTGAACACTGGAACGGACGACATGTTACGTTACATGGGTCGGACGTGCGTTCctaatgatggcgagctgaagaggATTATCTTGGAGGAAGG gctaacgaagagcgcccacttcctgGCCGTAAACTTGAAGATGTCGATGACCAACTTGGCTAAGTTGTATATCCAGGAGATCGTTCGCTTACATGGAGTACCTTCGAGCATCATTTCCGATCGAGACACAAGGTTCACTTCACGGTTTTGGCAGTCACTTCAAAGTGAGCTCGGTAGTAAGTTGCAAATGAGTTCAGcctatcaccctcagacggacggccaGTCTGAACGGACCATACAGACGCTGGAAGatttactgaggacgtgcgtcctagatcacttaggCGCCTGGGATGAG GAAGGAGAGAACGTGCTAACTGGACCTGAGCTTATCCAACAAACGACCGAGAAAGTCAAGCAAATCCAGGAGAGGCTGAAGACGTCTTTGAGTAGGCAGAAGTCTTACGCTGATAAGAGGAGAAGACCGTTGGATTTCACCGCAGGAGATCATGTGTTCCTTCGACTCAATCCAGTCACTGGTGTAGGACgagccgttcgtccaaagaagctgtcTCCCAAGTTCATTGGACCATATCAGATTCTAAGAAAGATCGGACCAGTAGCGTACGAGCTTGCATTGCCGCCTCAGTTGTCAAACCTTCACCCCGTTTTCCACGTCTCTCAACTTCGGAAGTATATAGCGAATCCATCACAtgtactggagttggaagacaTTCAGCTTCGTCCCGACCGAACGTTGGAACTACATCCAGTCCGTATAGAAGATAGCCGCACCAAGTACTACAAAGGCAAGGACGTTCGTTTGGTGAAGATGGTGTGGGACGCTAAGACTGGTGATTCAACGTGGGAGGTTGAGAGCGCCATGAAGGACTTATACCCTAATCTATTTCCGG CTTCCTTAAATGCACCGCGCCACACgtccagtgcattaaaaacgcactttgcacCACATGCACGCACGCCACGTGTCACGAGAGAAGTTTCCAATTCAGAAGTGggtgtgcaggtgtcagcagaagagACGCTCGTCTGTGGGGCGTGGAAATTAACAAAACTTTAG
- the LOC108338126 gene encoding trafficking protein particle complex II-specific subunit 120 homolog yields the protein MEPEVSIEGSAMIQVAVVPVGTVPSNVLRDYYTMLLPLHTIPLSAISSFYTEHQKSPFAVQPWDSGSLRFKFVLGGAPPSPWEDFQSNRKTLGVVGIVHCPSSSDLDAAVDLFTNVCKSFPSSLVDRCFAFCPNDSQLEEGSKKGGNLRLFPPADRPTLEFHLNTMMQEIAASLLMEFEKWVLQAESSGTILKTPLDSQASLSSEEVIKAKKRRLGRAQKTIGDYCLLAGSPVDANAHYSTALELSRLTGDYFWYAGALEGSVCALLIDRMGQKDSALEEEVRYRYNSVIVNYKKSQDNAQRVSPLTFELEATLKLARFLCRRELAKEVVELLTTAADGAKSLIDASDRLILYIEIARLYGSLGYHRKAAFFSRQVAQLYLQQENRLAAISAMQVLAMTTKAYHVQSRSSISDHSLHSNGIVSNHADSGKANHQSAVSLFESQWSTLQMVVLREILLSAVRAGDPLTAWSAAARLLRSYYPLITPAGQNGLANALSNSADRLPPGTRCADPALPFVRLHSFPLHPTQIDIIKRSSAREDWWAGAAPSGPFIYTPFSKGESNNTKKHELIWIVGEPVEVLVELANPCGFDLRVDSIYLSVHSGNFDAFPVSVSLLPNSSKVITLSGIPTSVGPVSIPGCIVHCFGVITEHLFKEVDNLLLGASQGLVLSDPFRCCGSPKLKNVSVPNISVVPPLPLLVSHVVGGDGAIILYEGEIRDVWIRLANAGTVPIEQAHISLSGKNQDSVISYSSETLKSCLPLRPGAEVTFPVTLRAWQVGLVDADAGAGKTVSGNNMRHSKDGSSPSLLIHYAGPMQTSEETPTNGSTLPPGRRLVVPLQICVLQGLSFVKAQLLSMEFPAHVGESLPKLDDVNNKSIDEHVNSETKMDRLVKIDPFRGSWGLRFLELELSNPTDVVFEINVSVKLENSSSENNHFSDQGATEYVYPKTRIDRDCSARVLVPLEHFKLPVLDDSFFMKDTQLDGNGGRNASFSEKNTKAELNACIKNLISRIKVRWQSGRNSSGELNIKEAIQAALQTSVMDILLPDPLTFGFRLVRDGSESTTADPDKESASAASKGSVIAHEMTAMEVLVRNNTKDMLKMSLNITCRDVAGENCVDGTKATVLWTGVLSDIAMEIPPLQQIRHSFCLHFLVPGEYTLLAAAVIDDANDILRARAKTTSASEPIFCRGPPYHVRVLGTA from the exons ATGGAGCCGGAAGTGAGCATCGAAGGATCGGCGATGATTCAGGTGGCAGTTGTTCCGGTAGGAACGGTGCCGTCGAACGTGCTGCGGGACTACTACACCATGCTGCTCCCGCTGCACACGATCCCGCTCTCCGCCATTAGCTCCTTCTACACAGAGCACCAGAAGTCCCCCTTCGCAGTCCAGCCCTGGGACTCCGGATCCCTCCGCTTCAAGTTTGTCCTCGGCGGCGCGCCGCCCAGTCCCTGGGAGGACTTTCAGTCGAACCGCAAAACTCTCGGCGTCGTCGGCATCGTCCACTGTCCTTCCTCCTCCGATCTCGACGCTGCCGTCGACCTTTTCACCAATGTCTGCAAGTCCTTCCCCTCTTCCCTTGTTGATCGCTGTTTCGCCTTCTGCCCTAACGATTCGCAG CTTGAGGAAGGAAGTAAGAAAGGGGGAAATTTGAGGTTGTTTCCTCCTGCAGATCGTCCTACATTGGAGTTCCACTTGAACACTATGATGCAAGAGATTGCTGCGTCACTGCTTATGGAGTTTGAGAAATGGGTGCTTCAGGCAGAATCTTCCGGAACCATTCTCAAGACGCCTTTAGATTCTCAAGCTAGTCTCAgctcagaggag GTTATCAAGGCCAAAAAGAGAAGGCTTGGGCGTGCCCAGAAGACCATTGGTGATTACTGTTTGCTGGCAGGGTCCCCTGTCGATGCCAATGCTCATTATTCTACTGCATTGGAACTTTCCAGGTTAACTGGTGATTACTTCTGGTATGCTGGAGCATTGGAGGGTAGTGTCTGTGCCTTGCTG ATTGACCGAATGGGCCAAAAAGATTCAGCACTGGAAGAAGAAGTTAGATATCGTTATAATAGTGTGATAGTGAATTACAAGAAGTCACAAGATAATGCTCAGCG AGTTTCTCCCCTAACTTTTGAACTTGAAGCTACTTTGAAATTAGCAAGGTTTCTTTGCAG GAGAGAGCTGGCCAAGGAGGTGGTGGAGTTGTTGACCACAGCTGCAGATGGTGCTAAATCTTTAATTGACGCAAGTGATAGACTCATATTGTATATTGAAATAGCTCGTCTGTATGGAAGTCTGGGATACCATAGAAAAGCTGCATTTTTCTCAAGGCAGGTTGCACAGTTATATCTGCAGCAAGAAAATAGATTGGCTGCAATTAGTGCTATGCAAGTTTTGGCAATGACCACCAAAGCTTATCATGTTCAAAGTAGATCATCAATCTCTGATCATTCTTTGCACAGT AATGGAATTGTATCAAATCATGCTGATAGTGGGAAAGCAAACCACCAATCAGCAGTCTCACTATTTGAGTCTCAATGGAGTACCCTCCAGATGGTTGTATTAAGAGAAATTCTACTTTCTGCTGTCCGTGCTGGTGATCCTCTTACTGCATGGAGTGCAGCAGCACGACTCCTTAGATCCTACTATCCTCTAATAACACCTGCTGGGCAAAATGGCCTTGCTAATGCACTTTCAAATTCAGCTGACAGGCTGCCACCAGGGACTCGTTGTGCTGATCCTGCTTTACCCTTTGTGAG GCTGCATTCCTTTCCTCTCCATCCAACACAAATAGACATAATAAAGCGCAGTTCTGCTAGAGAAGATTGGTGGGCTGGTGCTGCTCCTTCTGGACCTTTCATTTATACACCATTCAGTAAAGGAGAGTCTAATAATACCAAGAAGCATGAGCTTATTTGGATTGTTGGAGAACCTGTTGAGGTCTTGGTGGAATTAGCAAACCCATGTGGCTTTGATTTAAGGGTTGATAGCATCTATTTATCCGTGCATTCTGGGAATTTTGATGCTTTCCCCGTAAGTGTAAGCCTTCTACCAAATTCTTCAAAAGTGATCACCTTATCTGGTATTCCAACATCAGTGGGACCAGTTTCAATTCCTGGGTGCATTGTTCACTGTTTTGGTGTTATTACTGAACATCTGTTTAAAGAGGTTGATAATCTACTCCTTGGGGCCTCACAAGGGCTGGTCCTTTCTGACCCTTTTCGATGCTGTGGATCTCCAAAGTTGAAAAATGTCTCTGTTCCTAATATTTCTGTAGTACCACCACTTCCATTATTGGTATCACATGTTGTTGGAGGTGATGGAGCCATCATTTTATATGAAGGTGAAATTCGGGATGTGTGGATTCGCCTGGCTAATGCCGGTACTGTTCCAATTGAACAGGCCCATATTTCATTGTCCGGGAAAAATCAAGATTCTGTAATTTCATATTCTTCTGAAACATTGAAATCTTGCCTCCCTCTGAGACCTGGAGCAGAAGTTACATTCCCTGTGACCTTGAGAGCCTGGCAGGTTGGCTTGGTGGATGCAGATGCTGGTGCAGGGAAGACTGTCTCAGGGAACAATATGAGGCATTCCAAAGATGGAAGCAGCCCATCGCTGTTGATCCACTATGCCG GTCCGATGCAAACCTCTGAAGAAACTCCAACAAATGGATCTACTCTGCCCCCTGGCAGAAGGCTTGTTGTTCCTCTGCAGATTTGTGTTTTGCAGGGCTTGTCCTTTGTGAAGGCTCAGCTTCTTTCAATGGAGTTTCCTGCTCATGTTGGTGAAAGTCTTCCGAAGTTGGATGATGTAAATAATAAGTCTATTGATGAACATGTTAACTCAGAGACAAAAATGGACAGATTGGTGAAAATAGATCCTTTCAGAGGAAGTTGGGGGCTTCGATTCCTTGAACTTGAGTTATCTAATCCGACTGATGTTGTGTTTGAAATCAATGTCTCTGTCAAACTGGAGAACTCAAGCAGTGAGAACAACCATTTTTCTGATCAGGGTGCAACTGAATATGTCTATCCTAAAACAAGAATTGATAGAGATTGCTCCGCGAGGGTTCTAGTGCCTCTTGAGCATTTTAAATTACCTGTTCTTGACGATTCCTTTTTTATGAAGGATACCCAGTTAGATGGGAATGGAGGAAGAAATGCATCCTTCTCAGAGAAGAACACCAAAGCTGAACTAAATGCTTGCATCAAGAACCTTATATCTAGGATTAAGGTTCGATGGCAATCAGGACGGAATAGCTCTGGGGAGTTAAATATTAAAGAAGCTATCCAGGCTGCTCTCCAAACATCAGTCATGGATATTTTACTTCCAGATCCATTGACGTTTGGCTTCAGGCTTGTTAGAGATGGTTCTGAATCAACAACAGCTGATCCGGATAAAGAATCTGCATCTGCTGCTTCCAAAGGTTCCGTGATTGCACATGAAATGACCGCAATGGAAGTTCTGGTTCGTAATAATACTAAAGATATGCTCAAAATGAGTCTTAATATTACATGCAGAGATGTAGCCGGGGAAAATTGTGTAGATGGTACCAAAGCGACTGTTCTATGGACGG GTGTTCTGAGTGACATTGCTATGGAAATTCCCCCACTTCAACAAATTAGACACTCGTTCTGCCTTCATTTTCTTGTCCCTGGAGAGTATACACTACTTGCTGCAGCAGTGATTGATGATGCAAATGACATTCTTCGTGCTCGTGCGAAGACAACCTCGGCTTCTGAGCCAATTTTCTGTCGTGGACCACCCTATCACGTTCGTGTCCTTGGAACTGCATGA